The Glycine soja cultivar W05 chromosome 8, ASM419377v2, whole genome shotgun sequence genome has a window encoding:
- the LOC114421011 gene encoding zinc-finger homeodomain protein 2-like, translating to MEFQKHHEEAELGLPTAVAATSYEEFGMPLNHGEQEPVVEVVPMAVPMAVPVAPPTNIVAQNSGKGKYQECLKNHSVSIGKHIIDGCIEFLPGGEEGTLEALKCVVCSCHRNFHRKETHDTYSMPFHHHHPPLPPPVPFAAYYRAPPGYPHMTGHQRAMLAHPSLSRGGGPQPPLEDLEDSDPTSGATTHDGSGSSSKKRFRTKFTQHQKDKMLVFAEKLGWRMQKNDDSIVQEFCSEIGVQRHVLKVWMHNNKHTLVTITIITAIIPS from the exons atggaATTTCAGAAGCATCATGAGGAAGCTGAGCTTGGGCTACCCACAGCAGTAGCAGCAACGAGCTATGAAGAGTTTGGAATGCCACTGAATCACGGCGAACAAGAGCCAGTGGTGGAAGTGGTACCAATGGCGGTGCCAATGGCGGTTCCAGTGGCACCACCCACCAACATTGTGGCCCAAAACAGTGGCAAGGGAAAGTACCAAGAATGCCTCAAGAACCACAGTGTCTCAATCGGCAAACACATTATCGACGGCTGCATCGAGTTCCTGCCGGGGGGTGAGGAGGGCACCCTGGAAGCGCTAAAATGCGTTGTGTGCAGCTGCCACCGAAACTTCCATCGTAAGGAGACCCACGACACCTACTCAATGcccttccaccaccaccacccacCGTTGCCACCCCCAGTGCCATTTGCAGCTTACTATCGTGCCCCGCCGGGGTACCCACACATGACGGGGCACCAACGTGCCATGCTGGCACACCCGTCCTTGTCAAGAGGAGGTGGGCCCCAGCCCCCCTTGGAAGACCTGGAGGACTCAGACCCTACGAGTGGTGCCACCACTCATGATGGGTCTGGGTCGAGCAGCAAAAAACGCTTCAGGACCAAATTTACCCAGCATCAGAAAGACAAGATGTTGGTCTTCGCTGAGAAACTCGGGTGGAGGATGCAAAAGAATGATGACAGCATCGTGCAAGAGTTTTGCTCCGAAATCGGTGTTCAACGTCATGTGCTAAAGGTGTGGATGCATAATAACAAGCACACCTTAG TTACCATAACAATAATAACAGCCATCATTCCAAGCTAG